The Hydra vulgaris chromosome 11, alternate assembly HydraT2T_AEP genome contains a region encoding:
- the LOC136086848 gene encoding uncharacterized protein LOC136086848: protein MISNKETIVEKLNDYFLEVGPKLADKIPKNTTNFESYIKPTNISMKEVNLNTSEVRNAFNSLKNNKSVGIDQISVNVVKAIFDIIEPSLLHIFNLSIKSGIVPKKLKIAKISRIFKTGDDTIMSNYRPISVLACLKIIRRYYV, encoded by the coding sequence ATGATCAGTAATAAAGAAACCATAGTTGAAAAGCTCAACGACTATTTCCTTGAAGTTGGCCCAAAGTTAGctgataaaattccaaaaaacacCACAAATTTCGAATCCTATATAAAACCAACCAATATATCTATGAAagaagttaatttaaatacaagtGAGGTGCGTAATGCGTTCAATagtctgaaaaataataaatctgttGGTATTGATCAAATTAGCGTGAACGTAGTTAAAGCAATCTTCGATATCATTGAACCATCTCTGCTTCATATTTTTAACCTTTCAATAAAATCCGGTATTGTAccgaagaaattaaaaattgctaaaatatcACGCATTTTTAAAACTGGCGATGACACAATTATGtcaaattatagacctatttctgtcTTAGCATGTCTCAAAATTATTAGAAGATATTATGTATGA